Proteins encoded by one window of Leptolyngbyaceae cyanobacterium:
- a CDS encoding filamentous hemagglutinin N-terminal domain-containing protein, which produces MATLTQNNMKFPDRSLYLATTLCCLWLFYPNATTAQIVPDTTLPNNSIAIPNGNSIRIEGGTTAGGNLFHSFQEFSVPTGNEAFFNNAVDIQNIFSRVTGNSISNIDGLIRANSTANLFLINPNGFIFGQNAQLNIGGSFLSSTANSIKFADGSEFSTTNPTTPSLLTINVPIGLQFGTNPGSIVNRSQATAPVNLPTLPIPLPFDNKVGLAVQPGQTLALVGGDIQLDGGNLTASTGQILLGSVASPGLISFSSTPFGLTLNYDNITNFGDIQISNGALVNSTGLGGGKVDIRGRNVNLNGGLIYALTLGNIDGRGIDINGQKLSAEGGSQIFSSTLGTGKGGAVNISATDSVELSGIGYDSFQRFVLQFVVTGSGNLFDRQIILNSSAAGSGAAGAIAIDTGRLSIENGSVIVNGTSGSGNGADITIRARLLDLIGSAITNGSIIGSTGRGGNITFEGERLIVRDGAVLLSQTRSDTPSGNIDIRASESVEILRSPDGNIQPTFLGTTTIGQNGKAGDINIDTQRLMISDGAGISAATGAIVANSVFGTNGGLGGNIAIKATESIDIAGISGVFAVGFQFGSFLNAETASSNRGGDIEISTGVLTLREGGSISTSSLGRGDAGNITIDAARIELVGNNSSEFNSQILAAVGITPNFTNPNATANAGSLTLNTNQLILRNGSILGVRSFGSGGAGNVNVVANAIALDNQSSIDGRTASGAGANINLQAREIQLRRHSRVATDAGNSNGGNIDVNTNTLVALENSDITANAVSGSGGRVSITARGIFGTQFRDSLTPQSDITATSELGPQFSGTVEINTPDVDPSSGLVELSTNYMDGNSRIVTACNSNPGNRFAIVGSSGLPSTPDDFFTGWYRTKPMSLPRPVENQNRENSLSLPSPILEATRWEINRKGEVELVASIANGSVGSDGNAATRCGV; this is translated from the coding sequence TGTTGATATTCAAAATATCTTCAGTCGCGTCACTGGCAACTCAATATCCAATATTGATGGCTTAATTAGAGCTAACAGCACAGCCAACTTATTTTTAATTAATCCGAATGGATTTATTTTCGGACAAAACGCACAATTAAATATCGGTGGTTCTTTCCTGAGTTCTACAGCAAATAGTATTAAATTTGCCGATGGGAGCGAGTTTAGCACCACCAATCCAACAACCCCATCATTGCTAACTATTAACGTGCCAATAGGTTTGCAGTTTGGTACAAATCCAGGTAGCATAGTTAATCGCTCCCAAGCCACCGCACCAGTAAATTTACCAACTCTTCCGATTCCGCTTCCTTTTGATAACAAAGTAGGATTAGCAGTGCAACCAGGGCAAACATTAGCTTTAGTTGGTGGTGACATTCAACTAGATGGAGGTAATTTAACTGCTTCTACCGGACAAATTCTCTTAGGTAGCGTGGCGAGTCCGGGTTTAATTAGTTTTTCTTCCACTCCTTTTGGTTTGACTTTAAATTACGACAATATTACTAATTTTGGCGATATTCAAATATCAAATGGAGCGCTCGTCAATTCGACCGGATTGGGTGGTGGCAAAGTAGATATTCGAGGTAGAAATGTCAACCTTAATGGTGGACTAATTTACGCTCTGACATTGGGAAATATTGATGGTAGAGGCATCGATATTAATGGCCAAAAGTTGAGTGCTGAAGGTGGATCGCAAATCTTTAGCAGCACGCTGGGAACGGGTAAGGGGGGCGCTGTCAATATCAGTGCTACTGACTCGGTGGAACTCAGTGGCATCGGATATGATAGTTTTCAAAGATTTGTTCTTCAGTTTGTCGTGACTGGTTCGGGAAATCTCTTCGATCGGCAAATTATTCTCAATAGTAGCGCTGCTGGTAGTGGAGCGGCAGGAGCGATCGCAATTGATACCGGGCGACTGTCGATCGAAAATGGGAGCGTCATAGTTAATGGTACTTCTGGTTCTGGTAATGGCGCAGATATAACTATTCGTGCAAGATTACTCGATCTGATTGGTTCTGCAATCACCAACGGGTCAATAATAGGAAGTACGGGCAGGGGAGGAAATATCACCTTTGAAGGAGAAAGGTTAATCGTGCGCGATGGCGCTGTTTTGCTCAGTCAGACGCGCAGCGATACACCATCGGGAAATATCGACATTCGAGCATCTGAATCGGTAGAAATCTTACGTTCCCCCGATGGAAATATCCAGCCGACTTTCCTCGGTACGACTACGATCGGTCAGAATGGGAAAGCCGGGGATATCAATATCGACACGCAACGATTGATGATTTCTGATGGCGCGGGAATCAGTGCGGCGACTGGTGCAATTGTCGCCAACTCAGTGTTTGGTACGAATGGGGGGCTGGGAGGCAATATCGCGATTAAAGCTACGGAATCGATCGACATTGCAGGTATTTCAGGGGTTTTTGCGGTGGGATTTCAATTTGGTAGCTTCCTCAATGCGGAAACCGCTTCCTCGAATCGGGGGGGTGATATCGAAATTTCTACGGGAGTGCTGACACTGAGGGAAGGGGGTTCTATTTCTACCTCGTCTTTAGGCAGGGGAGATGCGGGAAATATTACGATCGATGCAGCGCGGATCGAACTTGTCGGTAATAATTCAAGTGAATTTAACAGTCAAATTCTGGCTGCGGTTGGTATTACTCCTAATTTCACTAATCCCAATGCTACGGCAAATGCGGGTTCGCTGACTCTGAATACTAATCAGTTGATTCTCCGCAACGGGTCAATACTTGGCGTTAGGAGTTTCGGCAGTGGTGGCGCTGGTAACGTTAATGTGGTGGCAAATGCGATCGCTCTCGATAACCAAAGTAGCATTGATGGCAGAACGGCATCGGGTGCAGGAGCAAATATTAACCTGCAAGCGCGGGAGATCCAATTGCGCCGCCACAGTCGAGTTGCTACTGATGCGGGTAATTCTAACGGCGGTAACATTGATGTCAATACCAATACCTTAGTTGCCCTGGAAAACAGCGATATTACTGCTAATGCAGTCAGCGGTTCTGGAGGAAGGGTGAGTATCACTGCGCGAGGCATCTTTGGCACTCAGTTTCGAGATAGTCTAACTCCCCAAAGCGATATCACAGCTACTTCTGAACTTGGCCCCCAGTTTAGCGGGACGGTAGAAATTAATACACCGGATGTTGACCCCAGTTCGGGGTTAGTAGAGTTATCGACTAACTATATGGATGGGAATTCGCGCATTGTGACTGCTTGTAATTCCAATCCGGGAAATCGTTTTGCCATTGTTGGCAGTAGTGGTTTACCCTCTACTCCTGACGATTTTTTTACTGGTTGGTACCGCACCAAACCAATGTCTTTACCGAGACCAGTAGAAAATCAGAACAGGGAAAATTCTCTCTCGCTACCATCACCGATTTTAGAAGCAACCAGATGGGAAATTAATCGAAAAGGGGAAGTAGAATTGGTAGCGAGTATTGCGAATGGGAGTGTTGGAAGTGATGGGAACGCTGCAACTAGGTGCGGTGTTTGA